The genomic stretch TCAAATCCCAAGTCCTAATATCACACATTAAGCTCATTTGGAAGCACCTATTACAGGACCATATGATATGTATGAAATTAAAAgtggagtttttattttttatttttatgaatatgaatatgaagtatcattactaaaataaatgaaataagGTGTCACAAGTATGATCCAACAATAATAATGAGAAGACTTGCCTGTAGAAGATCTCCAATGTTAACCACTAGAGCCCCTGGCACCGGAGGGATGTCGACCCACTTGTCCTGGTAAAAAACTTGGAGGCCACCACTGTGGTCTTGCAGAAGAACATTGACGAAGTCATGGTCTGTATGCTTGGTTATGCCCAATGTTAACTCTGGCTGTGGGCAAGCCGGATAGTAATGGCACAGAATCGCAAGCCCCTCACTGCAATCAATCTCATTTAGGTGCTTTGGGTTCAGCCCAAGTGCCTCTGATAATAACTCGAACAATAAAATCCCCACCTTCATCACCAGCTTCGAGTACTGCTCCAGTATATCTctacacccatatatatatatataatttattaatacttttactgctttattaaaaataaaaaatgggcaAACAAGTCCAATATTATTGTTAGTGACAAGTaagaaaattgattaaaaagTAATTAGAGATGGTGTTACTCGTACGGCGTATACCATGGTCTACCATTGACCAAAAGTCCCTAATTAATCACAATTCAAATCAATATCACATCATctaattcaaaaattatgtgatataatttAGTTGAGCAATTGAgattataaaatattcttaGAACTAAATTTGATTATAGACGGGCAGCCTCCCTTCATGAGAgaattaagaataaattaaaatcgCATAAAAACTAAGACTAAATTTGATTGTTCCATTGAATTTATATGCCCAGATGTCAACAATAATATTCTAGTGGATCGATTATATATTGCAAATAAATCACATATATACCTGCATGCAGCTGGCAAGTCTTCTGGCTTTGGGGGATTAGGTgccatttgacaaaaaaatgtaTCCCTCCAAGTAGTCGCCGGACTGCTATACAGATCAAAGTTGCTGTTATACACCACCGGTTTCATGGGGTCGCGCGTATAGAACCCTTTCTTCACTTGATTATCTTGCTCATTAAACCTACGCACCCCTTCCTTCATCTCCTCCAGAACGCTCACAGGGATCCCGTGATTGACCAGCTGAAAGAAACCCCACGTCTCCAATGCATCGCGAATGCTTTCAACAATCTTCTTGCGTTTTATTGCATCTTTGTCGATGCCTTGGAGGTCTATGACAGGAATACTAATCTGGGTGTCACCAGAAGATGAGTTGTCCAAAGTGTCCGCTGGGTGATGGAATATGCGAGGGATCTCAGTAATCCCAGCATCCACAAGTCCTTTAACGCCGAGCTTTGTGTCATCAAAAGCCTTCAACTCACTTGCTCTGTTATACTCTGGCTTCAGCGTTGCTGGAACTTCATCTCTGCTGGTGACCACCATTTTGGTTTTTCTGTGAGGTTCTGCTCAATTCTGATGCCAATTATAGTCTGGACAAAAGCGAATGCACCATCTGGGAGAAATATTCTAAGATATTGTTGAGCTGCCACTTGATTTTATTATACAGAAAGATTGTTGGTCTCCTAGTGACTTTTAGTCAGCGCCGTGTTTGGCAAATCCTTTTCATTTCTCGTAATAAAATTCTCATGTTCTTTTCATTagattattaaataatttttttttttttttttacttttttctacaaaaaaatttaaaatttcattctcatttattttacaacaatcaattattattattattctaaaaaaaaaaaaaaaagctttctcATCCCAAAAGTTACAAAGAAATATGAAAGTCATGATGAAATGCCGCTGTCTTTATTTATGTAGAGGAAATACTATGTACCTCTCACTTTTACATTCTTTGAAAGTAGTactaaaaattaccattaaattttgatattatCACATTACCATATAAACAacattattttggttttttttatttttttattttggcgaATTTTACTAACAGGTAATCGTAACCGTCTTTTCACTTTTAAACACAGCCGTATGCACCAAGGGAAGAATGAAAGAGATAAATATGATCAAGATAATCAAGAAATAGATATAAGATAGAGATGTAGTTCAATTACAATTATTGTATATATAGTAGGCTTCTCTTATTATTAAGTTGGGATGCTGTTGGGCAACAACTTGAAGAGGTTCTTCGAAGGTATAATAAGAAAGCATGTGCTTGAGTAAAAATTGTATCAATCTGAAACTTACTCCATAGGTTGAATTATGTTTTCACAACTTTCATGTAATTAtattttggttgaatttttgtaaagtatatattttatttagttgtaATGTAATGATGATTAAATGTTTTAATATGAAATGCCAGGACTAATTAATCTGGAGTATGCACATGTCCATCATCTCCGACCAGCTGCAGCCACAAGTGCTTGGATGCCGCATAGCCCAAGAGCTTTGGAGTGCTGTTGAACAGACTTTTACCTCCACCTCTCGAGCCATCACCATGAATCTTCACTATCAGCTAGCAACTGCCAAAAAGGGCAACTCTACCATCTTCAATTACTTCCACCGTCTCAAGCAAACCGCCACCACACTTGTTACCATCATCCAACCCCTCAATGACTATGAATTCACCATATATCTTCTTGCAGGTCTAGGTTTGAAATGGACAATCTGCTTGGCCATTTGCTTGCCCATGAGATGCGGCTTGGATGATAGGGATAAGATGAGTTTGAGTTGGAATATAAATAATAGGGATAAGATAAGGTTGAGTTTGAATTATATTCCAACTCATTAGGATTAGAATGTTAGGATTAGATTTGAAATCCTATTTCAAATCtttaggattaggtttatttgaatatttgatatgTTATCATATTATCAATTGTACATAGTTTATTTATAGACCATTTTATTAATGAAGAAGGTAGAGAATAAATTGCACGTGTGTCTTTGGGGTTTGTCCCCAATTTGATTCACTTGTGGCCATAATTGGAGTTCATTATCAATATCCCATCTCATGTCACTATCCAACCTCGGGTACCTATAATTGAACATCACCATTGTTGGATCGGGCCTTTGTCTAGTGAGAAAAGTCAATTCTTTTTATGTCATTCAAAATCGCATCCCAAagcatgttctaagagccatCTAAATGAGCTAAGTGGCCTTGTTGTACCTCAACAACCATGAATCTGACTCCTTATTTCTTGCCGCCATTAATGTTGCCGCCTGTAGCACCCATCACCATCGTGGATGTGGTGGCCATCGTGGCTCCAATCACTCCAATAGCAGCTATAGGTCACAAGGGCACACTAGACCTTTGGGTCACAACTATTTTTCTAGTTCCTCAAGTGGGCCTCAAAGCTCAGCCGAATCAAACCAACATGGGTCCACAGCCACGTGTGTTAGGTTTATGGCAAAATTGGCCATATCGCCCTAGCATGCTATCATTGGTTTGACCAGGCTTATCAATCTGCTGGTGAGTCTTAATGGTTATGCTACCATCGCATAGAACTCACAAGATCTCAATTACTATCTCGTGATCTTCCCATCTTCTCCGCAAAAGAAATCATGTAAATAAAAGTTGGTTTTGAGTTTGGACGCATGCATTATTTTTAGAATCAATCAGAAAactttcattcaaaataattaataaggaGACGTACATATTGTTTTAATAGGCCTTAAACGTCCTTGTGCGTTTAAGGCCTGAACTATCCGTATAGCATCTCCGTCTAAAATGACTACTTATCTTTTCATATTGTATCCCAATCAACATCTCCTATCCCCCATTGAAGCCTTGCTCTGAGGAGATATTAAGTTGACCATATTCTTTGCCAAGCAAATGAGGGTCTATtactcataaataaatataacatCCTTTGAGTTCGGACGCTCTCCCTTCATGGAAGCAACACTACATGCTACCTACAACAGTTACTTATAACTTTTACTTCAGACAAGACTTTGAGCGGAATCAAACCCTGTTGTACCAAATTTACTAGATGTATATCATCCATCCAACGTCTGGCTTTGTTGGAAGCAACACATGCATGCCACCGAAAACAGCGACTAAAACTTTTACTATAGAGAAGATTTGGTCGGAACCAAGGTGCCATGCACCTTGGTATTAAATTGAGTGTCTTGTTAAGAgcaaactactttttttttttttttttaacatgttcacacaagaggagaaaggattcaaactagtgaccaccgcttcatgaggcgtgattcctaaccgattgagttaccttttGGGGGACAAGAgcaaacttttaatttgttgtAATTAGTCCATGAAAAATGCCATTTTGTGTTCTCCTCTTCCCCTctcattttctcttattttaaaaataaaaaaattaaattaaattaatcattgaatatGTATGATTCACCTGAGTGAGACATGGATCTTATATATTTAACGGTTGATTTTAGAAaagacaaacaagataaaagattgaAGAATACTAAATAAATAGCAAGTTCTAGCAACAGTACTCTTAGATATATGCTGTAATTATTGATGTTGGGTAGGTAGACATCCAAGCTAATAAGATCATTTCTACGTTCAGCCTCgttttggatttatcttttgggaaaattattaatgagttttcgatttttttttttttttttttttttaaattgctcTTAAACATAACACTCATGCTGTCATGCAAGTGTTAGATCACGTGCATCTATATCTGTAACACAACCATCGAGGTTCAACATGCAACTTGCTTAATTAGTATAGTATTGGTctatttgaatttctttattgaattaaactctaaaaaaatatattgaaaatcttcgagaggtagctcaatcggctgggaccacacttaatgaagtggaggttactagttcgaatccccctctcccctcttgtgtggacatgtcaaaaaaaaaaaaaaaaaaaaaaaaattaaaacaaccaaAGGTTCAGTTTTATTACACATattacttaaaagaaaaattaacctcaaaaaaatgtctaaatttatgtaaatataaaatgtgattaaaaaatattgaacagttaaatgataaataatatcAGTTAACACGGTTTGCCGAGCTGTATTCCATAACTGCCAGTACTGCAAGCATGTCCTaattgttgaaatatatataaaatataaaaataataataataataataataaaaaaaggtaaagagAGAGCAGAAGTAGAGAAACGTGTGAGCTACATCTTGTAATTCACTATATCAAATAAGATTATATAactctttatttatagagagataATGAATAGTGATCAAGAAATCATAAAGTagatctaaattaattaatgaagagaataaaccttacaaagaaatataataacggagaataaaaattttctaacataaagagaaataacttcttaaggaaaatattaataaacctaatttagaaaatataaaatattccaacactAATATctattgttaaatatattgaagaaagaaagagaatagaAAGAGAGTGGAAGCAAGGACTACATTATATTAAGTAGTATATGTAATATGGAGTATTACATAgacctttatttatagagaggcttatttttttttttttttttttgtaagaaaattacaagaaacaaagaaacagagcaaaacagaaaattaaaaggGGGGTGGATCTTTTCCACTTCAAATGGGGAAAGAGGGAAGATGGGGTAGGTGAGTGGGAATGCAGCCGGAGAAAACTCTTGCCGCGGCCCAGTAAGCCACATGGTGGgcgcagaagtttgcacttctgttaATTTTCCTTGCCTTccatgaagaagaggaaggaaTGGAGGAAATTGAGTCCGAGATGACATTCGCAATTTTCCAAGATGAGACTATGGAAGGGTGTTGAAGAGCTGTGATAACAACCTGGGAGTCACCTTCCAGAGAGAACACTGAGAGCTCCAAAGATGTAGCCAGAGAAATTGCAAGAGAAGCTGCCAAAGCTTCCCCATACGTTGGGTCACATAAGGGGCTAATTTGAGAAATAGCCTTTATAATTCTCCCATTTGAGTCCCTGCAAACAGCACTTTGAGCAGAGAATGACTCACGAATTGCTGTATCAAAATTTATCTTGAAAGTATTAGGCTCTGGAGGGGACCAAAGTTCAGTGGGGGAACTCTTTTTCCAAGCCTCAAAATGATCCAAAGAAACTTTTTTGACAGAGCAAGAGAGGGACCTTGCATCTGGGATTACACCATTATGAATTGCCTGATTTCTGCTGAACCACATAAGATCacaaaaaacagaagcaaatatttgaaataaatgagCATCTTTTTTAGGGATGCCCAAACCAAAGCAAGGATTGATAATACAGTTTAACCATTCAGACAAATTTAAATTAGACCAGACCAAAGAATCAAGAGGCCAGAAAGAGTCTCTCCAAATGATCCTTGCAAAACTGCACCGAAAGAAAAGATGTTCAAGAGAATCTATATCAGTTTTGCAGAGGGGACAAAAAATATCAGAAGGAGAGATATAAAAAATCTCACGTAGCCTTTCTTTGGTTGGAATGATGTTCCAAGCGATCTTCCAAAGGAACATCTTTAGTCTATCACAGAGGTTTAGTTTCCAGagctttttccaaaaatggGGGGGGAGGGACGGATGGGGGGAAGAGGGGTGGGAATTTCGGATCAACTTATAAGCTGAAGAGGAGGAGAAAAGGCCATTGTTTGAGGGGGTCCAAAGGAAAGAGTCCCCTTCTAAAGGGCAGATTTTGATTTTAACAATCTCATCCACCGAGGCTGAATCAAAAAGGAAGCTCAAAAGAGGCACATTCCAAGAGGGGTCCGAGTTAGAGAATAAATCTTTAACAAGGAGATTAGGGAACAAAGAGTTGCTCCCATTGATGGAGGAAGGGATGAAAGAGGAAAGGGTGGGAATCCAAGGAGAGTCCCACACCGGCAGAGAGGAGGACCTATGAATATTTGGACAGGCTCCTAGAGACAAAAAATGCCGGGACTTTAAAATCCCTTTCCAAAGCCAAGAGCTGGCAGCAGAgggggaggaagaaaaaaaagtagaggAATGAAGATACTTACCTCGCAACTGGTCCGCCCAAGTGCATCtgaaatttgtaagaatctTCCAGCCAAGTTTTGTAATAAGAGCCAAATTTGCATCCTTCATACGCCTAAAACCCAGGCCTCCCAGAGCTCGAGGAATACAAAGAGAGTCCCAAGATTTAAGGGTGACATTTCTAGACTTTCCAGAAGGAAACCCCCACCAGAAATCCTTAAAGAGCTTATCCAACTTATCACAAATGCCTCTAGGGAGGAGAAAAGAGCTCATTGCATACGTGGGAATGGAGGCTGCCACCGATTTAATAAGCACCGTCCTGCCGGCTTTAGAGAGAGATTTAGCTCTCCACCCTTCTATTTTCCCTTGAACCTTTTCCACAATATCATTAAAGGCCTTTACCTTTGAGTTTCCAAACAAAATAGGGAGCCCCAAATATACAGACTTTGATGCGTTATGGGAAAAGGGGAGGATGCTTAGAATATGCTGTTTGGTGATGACTCCAGTGTTTTTGCTGAACTGGATTGATGACTTTTCAACATTAATAGATTGCCCAGTCCACCGAGAATACCTTTCAAAACATTTCTGGATACAAGTTGCTTCAGTGACAGAGGCCCTACCAAAGATGAGGAGATCGTCTGCGTAAAGGAGGTGGGAGATAGCTGGGCAGTTCCGGGCTATCTTGAGACCTCTAAGGGAACCAGAAACTTCTTCTTTAAGTAAAAGCCTTGAGAAAACCTCTGTGCCGAGAATGAACAAAAAAGGGGACAGAGGATCCCCTTGACGCAAACCCCTCTCCGGGGAAAAATTTCCAAAAGGGCTGCCATTGATGAGGACCGAGAAAGAAGGAGAGGAAATACAAATCTTGATCCAGTTTAACCAAATAGAATTAAAACCCAATTTCTGCATCACAGCCAAGATAAGGCTCCATTCCATCCTATcaaaagccttctccatatccatcTTTAAAAACATTAGACCaccttttcctcttttcttcttgaAAGTATGTAACAGTTCATGGGCAAGGATTGTGTTGTCCTGAATATTTGGATCTGGAACAAAGGCCGATTGAAGGGGAGAAATAAACCTTGGAAGATGGGCCTTTAACCGGGAAGCTAAGATCTTGGACACAATCTTGTACACTATGTTGCAAAGGCTAATTGGGCGAAAATGGCCCACTGAATGGGGGCCCTTTCTTTTAGGAACCAAGGCAATAAAGGTATGGTTTTGCTCTTggagtaaaatattttctttgaagAAACCCCAAACAAAATCCAGAACATCACTTCTGACAATCGACCAGtactttttataaaacaaagCTGTAAAACCATCCGGGCCCGGCGCTTTTGTGGAGCCAAGACTAGACAAAGCACTTACAATCTCTTCTTCAGAAGGAATAGCACAGAGAGCTTCATTGTCATCATCAGTAATAACAGGGGAGAAAATGTCCAACATCTCATTCTCTAAGCCAGGGGAGGAAGAGGAAAACAAGTTAGAAAAATAGTTGATGAAAGAACCTCCAATCTCATTTCTGTCCGAGACCCAAGCACCCGAGCTCTTTTTGAGAAAATCAATTGCATTTGATCTGCGCCGAATCAAAGTTGAGGAATGGAAAAATCTCGTGTTTAAATCTTTGCATGTCAACCATTGCTCTCTGGATTTATTTCTCCATAAAATCTCTTCTTTCACCAGAAGGTCTTCCAATTTTTTCTTGATGTTTTTCTCTAGCTGAGAATTTTGAACAGTAGGGGAGCTCCTTTGGATCCAATCCAGCTGAGTGAGAGAGTCCTTGATATTTTTCTGGATGTTCCCAAAATATTCGGAATTCCACCGTTTTAAGGCAGCTTGAGTATGCTTCAACTTTTTTATCAGACAGAAAGCTGGATTCCCATTAACAACAAAATTCCAGGCTGCTCCAATAACTTCACTGCAAGTGGGATCTTTTGACCAAAACTCCTCAAATCGAAAAGGCCTAGGAATGAAGCTTGAGGTGATAGAAGTATTTAGGAGGATAGGAGAGTGGTCAGAGGAGAAAGTTGGGATGTGCAGAACCGAGAATAGAGAGGCTTATGAGTGATgagaaagtaaacctagtagactaaagAAACCCTaaatacataaagaaaaataactctCGAATAATAtatcaaatatattattaacATTTATTTCCAAATACACCCACCTTGTCGTTTCCCTTATTGAACATGAACCGTTCATTTCCTTCCCATAGTTTTTCCTTATTGAATCTTGACCGACCATCTCAAAAGGATGAGATGCCCACACTGTTTATAGGGAAGTACTCCCTCGTTATCGACTGCAACTTGCCTATTACTTTCCAACAGACTAAGAGCAACTCGCGCattaaaaaatgttacaaaaatatattaataaaaaataacatttaaaaaaaaattaaattaaattactaaaaaagaGTTTATGTATAGCCCAACTATCCAAAATGAAAggggggtggccggccaaccCCCTCCTCCCTTATTTTATTAGATTCAGTTAAAACTGAAGGCTTGTATGTGGGCGGCAAtcgaaaacaagaagaaaaaaattaatatgtggGTAACACTGCTAGAGGAAatcaaaagaatcaaaagaaaaaaacggaaaagaagagagagaaaagttcATCTCTTTTGATGGCCTAGTGTTCGTCGGAAGCGGACGCGTGGTGAAGGGAGGAGAGGGACGAgctgaatatattttttttgggtgcgAAATTTGGGAAGAAGCTTGTGGAATTAATGGTATATATGTTTtaatcaacaaaataataatacaagaaATCAACATTTAAGGAAAACGTTCTTACGTGACTTTATAACATTGTGagatattttctttctctaatttTAATCTCTCGCattctatttatcttattatcaatttttgaattaatattatttagtaccAATAAAAAAACTGTGCACCATCAAAATAAATTGTACAACACCATATGCTTTTTGTACTTTCATAAATTGAGACAGGTTGCTTTATTTGATAAATTTGTTCTATGAGAAACAATACAAATTATCTAAAACTCGAgattttattctttgtttaacaaatttaaagtttaaagtgtATTCTAAGAGTGTTTAAGCATGACTTCTATgtgtgttttgagttttgaagtgGTGGGATTTGATGATCACTGGTCCAATTTTTTTGCTAATTTACTTGTTAATTGGATGGAAAAACTATATGGGGAATGCAGCCAAGTCAGCAGAAGCCCTATTCAATTGGTGATAGGTGGTTGGATAGCtgaaaatttatttggataGGTGACTCTCATATACTCTCTCGTAATTATTgctcaaaaaattgttaaaaattccAATCCTTATAGTTTCAGGaagaacaaaaaacacaaaagcatATACATCTATACACTAATGCACACATACAAGACCCTTGGAATCTTGGATTTGCGAGTTGGTATTTGTGAGAAAGAACTCCCCATAGGAGAACATAAAAATAACTTCTACAATTTGGAACAAGAATTTCATAAGAATGTTGTATGTCATTCTCTAATGCTCTAAGCAAAGAATATATATGAAGAAGCATGAAAACATAGCCCCAAAAGAAGGCAAGCCCTTCATATCTCGATCTACATATCTATCTATGCGGCAGACTGTTTTATTGTTTAAAGAAAATGAGGCCAGAGCCTAGAGCAAAGCAATTCTACAAAAAGCACCAAcctttcaaacaaaagaaaacacaaaatgaaGAGCATTTCTAAGATCCAAGAAGGTCAAGGAACATTTAAACATGGATGGACTGAAAGccatgaaaacaaaaatctcaacaCCCTCCAAAGGTCTGTTGTTTAGCACATTCCAACAAAGAACATTGAGCATGACAGCAATGGTCACCATGCAATAGTTGCCTCAAACCCTCCAAGTGAACAATTTAAGAACTAAGGTTGAAAATAATGTCACTACTCTCTGCTCAGTTCAACTTTCTTTCATCTATGCCTTCTATATTCCCTTTTATTGTTATCCGAGGGTAGTTTTCTACAGATGATGGAAGCGGATAACCGTAAACATGAAAACCAAATATGTTTAAAAAGGATTTGATTTCAGACATATATTTAGATTAATTTACTATTGAGTTTCACATGATGAAACTCAATAGTTTCTTTCGTACTAATTACTACTGCTATCTCCAGATGTTTGTGAGTAGTCAGGAGATAAAGCCAAGAAATAAGCAGGTATATATGGTTTTACTATGATCATAAGTTCCTATTTTGTTGTACCTTATGCAACCACTGGGAATATCAATTGAGCTAGTCTTATCTAAATACTTTCCATTAACTAATTAACTTCCATAAAACAGGTCTCTACTTGGTTACAAGCCACTCTTGCTTCATTCTATGTCCCAAATCAGATCAGCAATTTAGTCAAAGGTTCAAATATCA from Corylus avellana chromosome ca1, CavTom2PMs-1.0 encodes the following:
- the LOC132171538 gene encoding 1-aminocyclopropane-1-carboxylate oxidase homolog 1-like — protein: MVVTSRDEVPATLKPEYNRASELKAFDDTKLGVKGLVDAGITEIPRIFHHPADTLDNSSSGDTQISIPVIDLQGIDKDAIKRKKIVESIRDALETWGFFQLVNHGIPVSVLEEMKEGVRRFNEQDNQVKKGFYTRDPMKPVVYNSNFDLYSSPATTWRDTFFCQMAPNPPKPEDLPAACRDILEQYSKLVMKVGILLFELLSEALGLNPKHLNEIDCSEGLAILCHYYPACPQPELTLGITKHTDHDFVNVLLQDHSGGLQVFYQDKWVDIPPVPGALVVNIGDLLQVLPNELNV